The Halomonas sp. KG2 genome contains a region encoding:
- a CDS encoding AraC family transcriptional regulator yields the protein MVQFELHNRNLAPEQVSHSHDFHQLILATCGVTELAMEGQSERVTARRGCLIPSSRHHEYQGDGGNRTLVLDIPVKHLAVLEKGSEIERLFDKPRFFTVPPALNQLTHALTNQLEQCPALQNEIAVLLLRALYMYLQDEPKQVADQIGVRCISERLDLERLDAWLDQHLADDIRVEQLAALCALSPGHFHACFRDLTGVTPLAYVQRRRLEHARTLVRHSALSLGHIAMLVGFRDQGSFSRAYRRYFEIAPSSDR from the coding sequence ATGGTCCAGTTTGAGCTGCATAACCGTAATTTAGCCCCTGAACAGGTATCCCACTCACACGATTTTCACCAGTTAATTCTGGCAACGTGCGGCGTGACTGAGCTTGCTATGGAAGGGCAGAGCGAGCGCGTCACGGCACGTCGCGGCTGCTTGATCCCATCGTCTCGACACCATGAGTACCAAGGCGATGGCGGTAACCGCACGCTGGTGTTGGACATTCCTGTTAAGCACTTAGCGGTGTTGGAAAAAGGCAGTGAAATCGAGCGGCTATTCGACAAACCACGTTTTTTTACCGTACCTCCGGCGCTTAATCAGTTGACCCATGCCTTAACGAACCAGCTGGAGCAGTGTCCTGCGCTGCAAAATGAAATTGCCGTGCTGCTGCTTCGAGCGCTGTATATGTACCTTCAAGATGAGCCGAAGCAAGTTGCTGATCAGATTGGTGTTCGCTGTATCAGTGAACGGCTTGACCTGGAAAGACTGGATGCCTGGCTGGATCAGCACTTGGCGGACGATATCCGGGTTGAGCAATTAGCCGCATTATGTGCACTAAGCCCTGGGCATTTTCATGCCTGCTTTCGTGACCTAACTGGTGTGACGCCATTAGCATATGTTCAGCGCAGACGGCTTGAACACGCGCGTACGTTGGTTCGGCACAGCGCCCTAAGCCTGGGCCATATTGCCATGCTGGTTGGCTTCCGCGACCAAGGAAGCTTTTCTCGCGCCTATCGGCGTTACTTTGAGATTGCCCCCTCCTCAGACCGTTAG
- a CDS encoding RidA family protein, whose protein sequence is MSVTYQDSNARMSQVAIHNGTVYLAGQVPSDATADMRGQTEQVLARIDQLLAQAGTSKEQLVSAQIWVTSMAEFDQMNAAWDAWVVPGRPPVRAAVEAKLAKPEWKVEIMVVAALPEA, encoded by the coding sequence ATGAGCGTTACCTATCAAGACAGCAATGCCCGCATGAGCCAAGTCGCGATTCACAACGGCACCGTTTATCTCGCCGGCCAAGTGCCCAGTGACGCAACGGCTGACATGCGTGGCCAGACCGAGCAAGTGCTCGCGCGCATTGACCAACTGTTAGCCCAGGCAGGCACCTCGAAAGAGCAGCTGGTTTCTGCACAAATTTGGGTCACCAGCATGGCCGAGTTTGATCAAATGAATGCTGCTTGGGACGCCTGGGTAGTGCCTGGCCGCCCGCCCGTACGTGCAGCGGTTGAAGCTAAGCTTGCCAAGCCGGAATGGAAAGTAGAAATCATGGTTGTTGCTGCGCTGCCGGAGGCCTGA